Proteins from a single region of Cydia splendana chromosome 9, ilCydSple1.2, whole genome shotgun sequence:
- the LOC134793979 gene encoding uncharacterized protein LOC134793979 → MQCFICVTYMFFICSAYPRRDVKPEQRSLFHDVIESLKIRAQLPEDTNRNDENNLGQIYERYGYENEDIHLPNDAEFIPRRNDRIALPSMKYRLPKSLTVNETSPIEKSKDNDLNEKPKQEEIVIFISTSEPPKTTTQKNKRKPSKPGKEKFPNLGSVVDDGNKSLKVPIVNTMADESHIGNKDYHMVVTPNIVVNFRTNENYKQGTVRIEDGKNVSSIVPEIVPQNVFNIHQEVKLEKGIMDAEFRKGETETKKVKQDIKVVARDVKPKIEEDMMMCETATVNPDDDDRSGRSFKNVFQILFSI, encoded by the coding sequence ATGCAGTGCTTCATTTGTGTGACGTACATGTTTTTCATCTGCAGCGCCTACCCGCGCCGCGATGTCAAGCCAGAGCAGCGATCTCTCTTCCATGATGTCATCGAGTCTCTAAAGATCAGAGCCCAGCTCCCCGAAGACACTAATCGCAATGATGAAAACAATCTCGGTCAAATCTACGAAAGATATGGATACGAAAACGAGGATATACATCTTCCTAATGACGCCGAATTCATACCCAGAAGGAACGACAGAATCGCATTGCCATCCATGAAGTACAGGCTTCCTAAAAGTTTAACTGTCAATGAAACAAGCCCCATTGAAAAATCCAAGGACAATGATCTCAATGAAAAACCTAAACAAGAAGAAATAGTCATCTTTATAAGCACATCTGAACCACCTAAAACAACTACGCAGAAGAATAAAAGAAAGCCATCCAAACCCGGTAAAGAGAAATTTCCAAATCTGGGATCAGTAGTTGACGATGGAAACAAAAGTCTCAAAGTGCCCATAGTTAACACAATGGCTGATGAAAGTCACATAGGAAATAAAGATTATCACATGGTCGTTACGCCAAATATTGTTGTAAACTTTCGCaccaatgaaaattataaacaagGAACTGTACGAATAGAAGATGGCAAGAACGTAAGCAGCATTGTTCCTGAGATAGTACCTCAGAACGTTTTCAATATACACCAAGAAGTTAAATTAGAGAAAGGGATAATGGATGCAGAGTTTAGGAAAGGTGAAACGGAGACGAAGAAAGTTAAGCAAGACATAAAAGTGGTTGCCAGAGATGTGAAACCGAAAATAGAAGAGGACATGATGATGTGTGAGACAGCGACTGTTAATCCGGATGATGATGATCGCAGCGGACGTTCATTTAAGAATGTATTTCAAATTTTGTTTTCAATCTAA